GAACCTACAATTCAAGATACTTTCACTATTCTATGAGACATTATTTTCATTTGATTCCTACTTTATTCCATATCCAATGATAACGATACAGCATTGACAATCCAATGCCTCCTTTGAGAATCTTGAATAGGTATCAAACCAAACGTAAAACAACTCGAAAGTGCAAACAAACAGAATACCAGTAATTTAGACCAAACTACTAATCAAATCCATCTACTAGCAACAAAATACTTTTCCTGGACAAGACACAGAATTAACAAGGGTCAAACTCCACCAGATAAAGTATGAAAGAATCTCTGAGCTGAGAAACTTGTGCTACTAAAATAGAACTCAGGAACAAGAACACAAGAGGTAAAACATGGATTTTTTTCTCCTTAATACTGCTTTTGATTTGATGCCCTTTTATTtgctttaacttttacttttctCTGTTAAAGCAAGTGATTCCCTATCTCTTTATACTACTGCACTGTTACTAAAACCCCCCAGTACCGAATTTAAACGAAAACATAAAACTCATGGATAAATGAGAGAAAAGGGTTGGATTCTTACTTGTTGCCTTTGATTTTGAACCAAGCTTCAGCACAGTGTTTATGAGCAGCAGCTAAATCTTCTTTACAAGAACAACCAAGTTCAATAGGAATGCCAGACTCTTGATTAGTACTATCTAAACTAAGATGACATATTCTACAATCTTTACTACTGTTATCAACTACAACTACTACTTTTGGTAAATGCTGCTGCACCGCCTTATTGATTTCTGGAGCATCATTACCCCCACCGGATTCTAAATCTACTACTGAACCACGATCTGAAGATACAGATGAGTTTCTGTTTGGTTGTTCAGAAATTACTGTACCAATTTCAAGATCAGACACATTAGATAATCTATCACAATCTACATAAgaattaccaccaccgccaccgccactaCCACCTCCATTATATGGAGAATGCCATGATCTATGATCTTCTGCATCTGAAAAACTTAAACTTCCATCACTTGCACCTCCATCACTCTCTTcataagcagcagcagcagcagaagaagaacgACCTCTATTTGacagttgctgctgctgttgttgttctaTATCAACATGGGTTTGTTCTTGTTTCTCCATTACCGTTGTCATTTCCCCCAAAATcatgaacaacaaaaaaaaagaaaaccttaAAAAGTTGAAACTTTGAATTGAAGATACCTATAAAAAATACAAATTGGGGGTTGAGAGTTCAAAGAGAAGTGGTTGAGTTTATAGctgaacaaagaaaaaaaaaacagactcaTGTGTTGTCAGTCAGTACTCTGCTGCAACAACATGTacagagagaaagagaaattgttgattgttgcaggatttaaggaaggaagaagaagaaagttacaGATTCATCTGTAATTTGATTcttgataagaagaagaagaaacccatGGATGAATAATAAATCCAACAAAAACAAGTGAAAGGAGTGTCTTGAATGAATCCCTCCCAATTATATACCTATTTGGAAATATCAGACTTTAGTTTCATTTTCTAGAGAGAGAGTGAGTCAGACAGTCTGTATTACCAAGAGATAAACAAACAAAAGTGGAGTATTAAAATATAATACTGTAGAATGTAAAGGGAAGGAAAATACTTCTTCTAACTACTATTTCAAGGATTAAGTTGATTAAACGGCTGATTTGGCCTCAGCTAATCACAGGTGAAAAGGTCAATTACCGACTCTTGCTAATCAGACCTTCTTTTTTTCGTTGATAATCAAAGATTCACTGTTAATGGAAATATAATGGCAAATAGGAAACTGATAAAGATTTTTTCGGAGGAAAAAACAAAACGGAGACGTGTGCTGTATATGTGGAGTGTGGGCTGATATTTTAGTTCTTTTAGATTAGGTTCTTTCTCAGTTGGAAATTCTATTTTTACGAAATGTCTAAAAAAATGTTTAGCGTTAGCTTGTTTCCCCGATTCAGATTTGataattcataaaaaaaaaaatatgccatttaagatttaagatttttttttaccaaaattcATCTCTAATACAAGGTCAAAGTTCTTGGAAATTGTGACATGGTTACATGGAGATggaaaagaaagtctaaataagactttGTCTATGACCTTGGGTCTAATTCAACATCATCAATTTGTCTCTATGTTAATTTAAAATTTCTTAGATAAAAATCTTGAGGACTGGAGGtcataatttaatttattttgttCATATGTGAATGATCTCCATAAAAAATATGTTATTTATACCTCCACATAGGATGACCTCCACCCctaacattggagatgctctaagggcGTACTGTGGCAATTACTATTAAATAAATTGTTAAGCCATGTGGATAGTCAAAGTGGatttttcatcatgataaaaagATATTGGCAGATCAAGATGGGGCACGTCGTTCTAAAAGATCCGCGCGGTGTTATATATGCCGCTGGCGGTTTTGCTCCAACCGTTGGCGGCGGTTTTGCTTCAACAGTTGGCGGCTTCACGCTACTTTTATAAGGAACAACTACTATTCTCCCAATATATATTACTAGATTTCCT
This portion of the Papaver somniferum cultivar HN1 chromosome 11, ASM357369v1, whole genome shotgun sequence genome encodes:
- the LOC113323005 gene encoding uncharacterized protein LOC113323005 is translated as MILGEMTTVMEKQEQTHVDIEQQQQQQLSNRGRSSSAAAAAYEESDGGASDGSLSFSDAEDHRSWHSPYNGGGSGGGGGGNSYVDCDRLSNVSDLEIGTVISEQPNRNSSVSSDRGSVVDLESGGGNDAPEINKAVQQHLPKVVVVVDNSSKDCRICHLSLDSTNQESGIPIELGCSCKEDLAAAHKHCAEAWFKIKGNKTCEICGSVARNVVGVNETEFMDQWNETSNTTAATPVPATETRSFWHGHRFLNFLLACMVFAFVISWLFHFNVPS